From a single Collibacillus ludicampi genomic region:
- a CDS encoding helicase HerA domain-containing protein, protein MNPLWTFSTLGLGALVAGGLAWERRHPLSRPEQDYRYLRILPHADVRVETDRIMRLVEQFAGYNRTKQERIRRGREWFRFLIHMSERGIEFYTGYPQDRSTGVNKAFEAAYPECERHPIKHEEIPLPHAKGGYGGYFVLRERGEREGLPLRPFDARRDEWGDVLLFLEPGTWIDLVFSPASPADLKRLVKQASRAIRPDPRKPASGWSAVAEIGKEALKEFDPRNEGRGRKRKQPQQRPPSLSDLDPDEAARYRSLMNRFTGKERAFDVMLTVWSQHEFASSVIQSLATRLESMMSDQNGIRLHRTRKSPIAKVAPMPYPLQTMIWTAPELANIFHLPSGDHRVMERIPHLERGQRTFGKDEFSKGISMGTLNHPIHGEREARIPPETFSKHFVITGVTGGGKSSLIVTIFQSMIDNWLDDPDYAAGFTLFDPAQETALTVLNRLLEAERQGRRVPWERVHYASLRGSKYPIGLNLLHNNDAETVLRLLQKVAPGANTPRMDRLAYNAIASLIEAGGHHTLLGVLPMIADEDFRNRVIPKIRDYYLRQFWRTEFESFAGGRDTSVDALINRLSPFQRNLDLRRMVGQAKWSIPIQKWMDEGHIFLIDFLNVDDTVKSLAGAHLINQYHFVAKSRPRGKRRLHFLVADEAHLVQVPIMGKILAEDRKFGLCLGLITQYPEQFEPWLQKDLANIVVTIAACVQGSDSSGTMSKLLKGYFTPDQLQKLPERTAAITTRNERNEVDFFTTKSDPPYVYLPDGRIARYQNAEDEELFLRYTLAKAQELQRRDWKPVEEVDREIEEYLQGPTVLGSQKNNVNDEEEFSGPFDY, encoded by the coding sequence ATGAATCCTCTTTGGACTTTCTCCACTCTTGGCCTTGGTGCCTTGGTGGCCGGAGGATTGGCGTGGGAACGGCGTCACCCTTTGTCAAGACCCGAGCAGGATTATCGCTATCTGCGCATCCTTCCTCATGCGGATGTGAGGGTGGAGACGGATCGCATCATGCGGCTCGTGGAGCAGTTCGCAGGGTACAATCGTACCAAGCAGGAACGGATCCGCCGGGGCCGGGAATGGTTTCGGTTTCTCATCCATATGTCCGAACGTGGGATCGAGTTTTACACAGGCTATCCACAAGACCGATCCACAGGTGTGAATAAAGCGTTTGAGGCGGCCTACCCCGAGTGCGAACGCCACCCGATCAAGCATGAAGAAATCCCTCTGCCCCATGCCAAAGGCGGGTACGGGGGCTATTTTGTGTTACGCGAGCGGGGAGAACGGGAAGGGTTGCCCCTGCGGCCATTCGATGCCCGACGGGATGAGTGGGGAGATGTGCTTCTGTTCCTAGAGCCGGGAACCTGGATTGACCTCGTGTTCTCCCCGGCCTCGCCAGCGGATTTGAAGCGTTTGGTCAAGCAGGCAAGCCGGGCCATACGTCCGGATCCCCGGAAACCTGCGAGTGGGTGGTCTGCTGTGGCGGAGATTGGAAAGGAGGCCTTGAAGGAGTTTGATCCTCGTAATGAAGGAAGGGGGAGGAAGAGGAAGCAACCTCAGCAACGGCCACCCAGTTTGAGTGATCTCGATCCCGATGAGGCGGCTCGGTATCGTAGTTTGATGAACCGCTTTACCGGGAAGGAGCGGGCCTTTGATGTGATGCTCACTGTCTGGTCCCAACACGAATTTGCCTCCAGCGTGATACAAAGTCTAGCCACCCGGCTGGAGTCAATGATGAGCGATCAAAACGGCATCCGGCTTCATAGGACGAGAAAAAGCCCCATAGCCAAAGTAGCTCCGATGCCCTATCCGCTCCAAACGATGATCTGGACGGCACCGGAGCTCGCGAACATCTTCCATTTGCCGAGTGGTGATCATCGGGTGATGGAACGCATCCCGCATCTGGAACGAGGACAACGAACTTTCGGGAAAGATGAATTCTCCAAAGGGATCAGCATGGGAACCCTGAATCACCCCATTCATGGCGAACGGGAGGCGAGAATTCCCCCAGAAACGTTTTCGAAGCATTTCGTCATCACAGGGGTAACCGGAGGAGGAAAATCTTCGCTCATCGTGACGATCTTTCAGTCCATGATCGACAACTGGCTGGACGACCCCGATTATGCTGCGGGCTTTACATTGTTTGATCCGGCGCAGGAAACAGCCTTGACCGTGCTCAACCGGTTGCTTGAAGCGGAACGACAAGGTCGGCGCGTCCCTTGGGAGCGAGTCCATTATGCGTCACTTAGGGGATCGAAGTATCCGATTGGTTTAAATCTTTTGCATAACAACGACGCCGAGACGGTCCTTCGTCTTCTCCAAAAAGTGGCTCCTGGAGCGAATACACCAAGAATGGATCGCTTGGCTTACAATGCGATTGCCAGTCTAATTGAGGCAGGGGGCCATCATACCTTGTTGGGCGTCCTGCCGATGATCGCGGATGAGGACTTTCGGAACCGGGTGATCCCGAAAATCCGAGACTATTACCTGCGGCAATTCTGGCGCACGGAGTTTGAGAGCTTTGCGGGTGGCCGGGATACTTCAGTCGATGCCCTGATCAACCGATTGAGTCCCTTTCAACGCAACCTGGATCTGCGTCGGATGGTGGGACAGGCCAAGTGGTCGATTCCCATTCAGAAATGGATGGACGAAGGGCACATCTTTCTCATTGACTTTCTGAATGTCGATGATACGGTAAAATCCCTGGCTGGTGCCCATCTGATCAACCAGTATCACTTCGTGGCGAAAAGCCGCCCTCGTGGAAAGCGGCGTCTTCACTTCCTGGTGGCGGACGAGGCCCACCTGGTTCAGGTGCCGATCATGGGCAAGATTTTGGCGGAGGATCGGAAGTTTGGCTTGTGTCTGGGACTTATTACCCAGTACCCGGAACAGTTTGAACCGTGGTTACAAAAGGATCTGGCCAACATCGTGGTCACTATCGCAGCTTGTGTACAGGGGTCCGATTCGTCCGGTACCATGTCCAAACTTCTAAAGGGTTACTTCACTCCCGACCAACTTCAAAAATTGCCCGAGAGAACGGCGGCCATTACTACTCGAAATGAGCGTAACGAAGTGGACTTTTTCACGACCAAGAGTGATCCGCCGTATGTGTACTTGCCTGATGGTCGTATAGCCAGATACCAGAACGCAGAGGATGAGGAGTTGTTTCTTCGGTACACATTGGCCAAGGCGCAGGAACTTCAACGCAGGGACTGGAAGCCGGTGGAGGAAGTGGATCGGGAAATTGAGGAGTATCTTCAAGGTCCAACAGTGCTCGGCAGCCAGAAAAATAACGTCAACGATGAAGAAGAATTCAGTGGCCCATTCGATTACTGA
- a CDS encoding replication-relaxation family protein — translation MLLRWLNHPSLRGDEQLIAMLYDLGISTKQQLLTITGWSSRTLRWRLQQIRERGQTPEERDMWVKAYPVPRTRHVMAYALGRLGIQYALEMRFEQSRGKEPPQSQIAHYVGTNEVLVRLLQAGVSREQVQWLSSKEATDYLVSLWEWAGKELNRRRTIRPDARLILNEQRFWIEYDNDTENPRQLERKFHDYVNTLVPVGENSPVLWIASNDQRKRYLEMNWKSFQRNFYKESKVPNMMFFTEGEETNFLLSATGKITGNISGT, via the coding sequence ATGCTTTTACGTTGGCTGAATCATCCTTCATTACGAGGAGATGAGCAGCTGATTGCCATGTTGTACGATCTTGGCATATCCACCAAACAACAGCTCCTGACGATAACAGGTTGGTCTTCACGCACGCTACGATGGCGTCTGCAACAAATTCGCGAACGGGGACAAACCCCAGAAGAACGGGATATGTGGGTGAAAGCTTACCCGGTACCGAGAACTAGGCATGTCATGGCCTATGCTCTTGGAAGACTTGGAATTCAGTACGCACTAGAAATGCGGTTCGAGCAAAGTCGTGGGAAAGAACCTCCGCAGTCTCAGATCGCGCATTACGTTGGAACAAATGAGGTCCTGGTCCGGTTATTGCAAGCCGGTGTTTCTCGGGAGCAGGTGCAGTGGCTGTCTTCTAAAGAGGCGACAGACTATTTGGTGAGTTTGTGGGAATGGGCAGGGAAAGAGTTGAACAGGCGGCGTACCATCCGCCCGGATGCCAGGCTGATTCTCAATGAACAACGATTCTGGATCGAGTATGATAACGATACGGAGAATCCACGGCAACTAGAACGGAAGTTTCATGACTACGTTAACACACTGGTTCCTGTGGGAGAAAATAGCCCGGTACTGTGGATTGCTTCGAATGATCAGCGAAAAAGATACTTGGAAATGAATTGGAAATCGTTTCAAAGGAATTTTTACAAGGAATCCAAAGTACCGAATATGATGTTTTTTACAGAAGGAGAGGAAACCAATTTTCTCCTTTCTGCCACTGGCAAGATAACTGGTAACATCTCAGGTACGTAA
- a CDS encoding SOS response-associated peptidase family protein — protein MCGRFTLTVPMDSLLQRFQVEQIPFDYRPRYNIAPGQLITAVIAHEGKNRIGQLKWGLIPSCLKISPFLLVKFSLESSCLDHTTHLHS, from the coding sequence ATGTGTGGACGATTCACGCTCACCGTTCCAATGGATTCGTTGCTGCAAAGATTCCAGGTGGAACAAATCCCTTTTGATTATCGACCGCGGTATAATATCGCACCCGGACAACTCATTACTGCTGTGATCGCTCATGAAGGGAAAAACCGGATCGGACAGTTAAAATGGGGGCTGATTCCATCATGCTTAAAAATATCACCTTTCCTCTTGGTCAAGTTCAGCCTAGAATCATCATGTTTGGATCATACAACTCATCTTCATAGTTAA
- a CDS encoding heterocycloanthracin/sonorensin family bacteriocin, which yields MDDFKKELKNLNIDKFKAGELTPSEDRGPHDTVLAQFGNCFRCSRCFQCFRCFNCFFCFGCFRCGGCGGCGGCGGCGGCGGV from the coding sequence GTGGATGATTTTAAGAAGGAACTGAAAAATCTGAATATTGACAAGTTCAAGGCGGGCGAGTTGACACCGTCAGAAGACCGTGGGCCGCATGATACGGTTCTAGCACAGTTCGGTAATTGCTTCCGGTGCAGTCGTTGTTTTCAATGCTTTCGCTGTTTTAACTGTTTCTTCTGCTTTGGGTGTTTTCGTTGTGGCGGCTGCGGTGGTTGCGGTGGTTGCGGTGGTTGCGGTGGTTGCGGCGGCGTCTAA
- a CDS encoding putative thiazole-containing bacteriocin maturation protein, whose product MTSLDPSMRLKVKGDVFYVPDANGGVYFRNNEGSFRMEGGSIHLWIEKLLPVFTGEHTLADLTDGLPDAYRDRVYEIAEVLYRNGMVRDVGKDLPHCLTAPILKRYESQIEFIDYFVGSGAFRFQSYRESKVLAVGSGWSVVSLVSALLESGLPKIHVLLTEANPVHLRRLTELAESALLADPDVVLEEITLRSDGEGAWREALRPFEWVLYVSESGDIEELRALQSVCRAEKKVFLPAVFVQSVGFVGPLVRPDSDLCWESAWRRLHQAALCKDPQWNTFSDTAAAMLSNVMVFALFKSVTGIVTSELQNQLFLLNLETFEGSWHSFAHHPVVVGNASVTWIEDIEQTLQHRLGQSGEDKSVLLSFFAQLTSPETGIFHHWDEGDLKQLPLSLCRVSVADPLSDGPAQLLPEMICAGLTHEKARLEAGFAGIEAYVSRLLSWNYPSLFSTQDEAGRQVSDGEEDDRRLKPGQFVGVGVGETFAEAVCRGLQKCLEKEFSKQHLNQHPPTVAPVQVSGVQDEDCQYCVKALTTLNGPPEIAMGEEICGFPVIWVRSNGHWYGSVGLNVTLALRMALQHAILASQIQAGDLATRVVEAPFALVQGDVRQCLVVQECPREAQAQVLHSALQVLKRNRKRMSVMQLHMDEALSSEELAGVFGVVLREEELS is encoded by the coding sequence ATGACGAGTTTAGACCCATCTATGCGCTTAAAGGTCAAGGGAGACGTGTTTTATGTTCCGGATGCAAACGGCGGAGTATATTTCCGGAACAACGAAGGCTCGTTTCGTATGGAAGGCGGTAGCATTCATCTCTGGATTGAAAAACTGCTGCCTGTGTTCACTGGCGAGCACACACTGGCGGATTTGACAGACGGTCTGCCGGATGCGTACCGCGACAGGGTGTACGAAATCGCAGAAGTGTTGTATCGCAATGGCATGGTTCGGGACGTCGGGAAGGATCTCCCGCACTGCTTGACCGCTCCAATTCTCAAACGATATGAGAGCCAAATTGAATTTATCGATTACTTTGTAGGTTCGGGCGCCTTTCGCTTTCAATCGTATCGTGAGTCAAAGGTGTTAGCTGTCGGTTCGGGATGGTCTGTCGTTTCGTTGGTATCCGCCCTCTTGGAATCGGGACTGCCGAAAATTCACGTCCTTCTCACGGAGGCGAACCCGGTACATCTTCGGCGACTCACAGAGTTGGCGGAATCGGCCCTCCTCGCAGACCCAGATGTGGTACTCGAGGAAATCACGCTGAGGTCGGATGGGGAGGGTGCGTGGCGTGAGGCGCTGCGGCCGTTTGAATGGGTCTTGTATGTGTCAGAGAGCGGCGACATCGAGGAACTGCGGGCTCTCCAAAGCGTATGCAGAGCGGAAAAGAAAGTGTTTCTCCCGGCTGTGTTCGTTCAGAGCGTCGGATTCGTGGGTCCATTGGTACGTCCAGACTCCGACCTGTGTTGGGAATCCGCGTGGCGCCGATTGCACCAAGCCGCCCTGTGTAAAGACCCACAGTGGAATACTTTCTCTGACACAGCAGCAGCCATGCTCTCGAATGTCATGGTTTTTGCTTTGTTCAAATCGGTTACCGGCATCGTCACATCGGAACTCCAGAACCAACTTTTTCTACTCAATCTCGAGACGTTTGAGGGAAGTTGGCACTCGTTCGCACACCACCCCGTGGTGGTCGGTAACGCCTCCGTCACATGGATTGAAGATATTGAACAGACACTTCAACACCGGTTAGGGCAAAGTGGAGAGGATAAGAGTGTGCTGCTTTCATTTTTCGCTCAACTGACATCGCCTGAAACGGGCATTTTCCATCATTGGGACGAAGGGGACTTAAAGCAGCTTCCGCTTTCTTTATGTCGCGTCTCGGTAGCGGATCCCTTGTCGGATGGACCGGCACAGTTGTTACCAGAAATGATTTGTGCGGGACTGACACACGAGAAGGCAAGGCTTGAGGCGGGATTTGCCGGGATAGAAGCGTACGTGTCCAGGTTGCTGAGCTGGAATTATCCGTCGCTGTTCTCGACTCAAGATGAAGCAGGACGGCAAGTGTCAGATGGGGAAGAGGACGACCGTCGCCTTAAACCTGGACAATTCGTAGGTGTTGGCGTAGGGGAAACGTTCGCGGAAGCTGTGTGCCGCGGCCTGCAAAAGTGTCTTGAGAAGGAGTTTTCCAAGCAACACCTCAACCAGCATCCACCGACTGTGGCGCCGGTCCAGGTCAGTGGGGTTCAAGACGAGGATTGCCAGTACTGTGTAAAAGCCCTGACGACACTCAACGGTCCCCCAGAGATTGCTATGGGGGAGGAAATATGCGGTTTTCCCGTGATTTGGGTGCGCTCCAATGGTCACTGGTACGGCAGTGTAGGTTTGAATGTGACCTTGGCGTTGCGCATGGCGCTGCAACACGCCATCCTCGCCTCGCAGATTCAAGCGGGTGACTTGGCGACACGGGTGGTTGAGGCTCCGTTCGCACTTGTTCAAGGCGACGTGCGTCAGTGCCTCGTCGTACAGGAATGCCCGCGGGAAGCACAGGCTCAGGTCTTACACTCTGCGTTACAGGTGCTGAAACGGAACCGTAAACGGATGTCGGTCATGCAACTGCATATGGACGAAGCATTGTCGAGCGAAGAACTCGCCGGGGTGTTCGGCGTTGTGTTGCGAGAGGAGGAACTCTCGTGA
- a CDS encoding TOMM precursor leader peptide-binding protein, with the protein MNGCVLVVGNGLMAEFVMGELAKTCQVVRHMDLSAEVPNGVDLALVLHDAWQPAMYQQAEAVFQPLGVKWLRGFVSFGDGVIGPLVSPGTPGCSQCADLRRLMASSDRQDMYEIERGLAVHGGNSRDAWVSRLGLMQMAELIVAEVQRVLHGSRAQTEEHVYFVNLKTLKTTRHHILPNPLCSVCGQVPDDTPDAAKISLESNPKVSRNSYRSRKVDDLKAVLVRDYLDYRTGLLNGRLDDLASPFAAVTVNLPLMRADEGTAGRTLSYEESELTAILEGLERYCGLSPRSKRTVVNDSFRNLGHQALNPLSVGVHAPEHYALPDFPFQSFDPERPMHWVWGYSFLHQRPILVPELLAYYSLGCGDGFVYETSNGCALGGSLVEAIFHGILEVVERDAFLMTWYAQLPLPRLNLHSADDPELHLMVDRLRALKGYEILAFDATMEHGIPSVWVLAKNTRRKGANLACAAGAHVDPVRAVKSAIHEISGTLLMLEARYEENREACLRMYRDPYEVRHMEDHSMLYSLPQAEERLRFLLDHNRKETTFDEAFKPRAAHTDLTDDLKDLLHVFHRLQLDVIVIDQTAPELKRNGLYCVKVLIPGMLPMTFGYHLTRLEGLERVLTVPVHLGYATQPLTMSDINPHPHPFP; encoded by the coding sequence GTGAACGGTTGTGTGCTTGTGGTTGGAAACGGGCTGATGGCGGAGTTTGTCATGGGTGAACTCGCGAAGACGTGTCAGGTCGTCCGTCATATGGACTTGTCAGCAGAGGTTCCCAACGGGGTGGACTTGGCGCTCGTCCTGCACGATGCCTGGCAGCCCGCAATGTATCAACAGGCAGAAGCGGTGTTCCAGCCACTCGGAGTGAAGTGGCTGCGCGGTTTCGTGTCGTTCGGTGACGGCGTCATCGGACCACTCGTGAGCCCTGGAACACCGGGATGCTCCCAGTGTGCAGACCTGCGGCGTCTGATGGCAAGTTCTGACCGTCAGGACATGTATGAAATTGAACGAGGATTGGCCGTGCACGGGGGAAACTCGCGTGACGCATGGGTATCGAGACTGGGCCTCATGCAGATGGCAGAACTCATCGTAGCAGAGGTGCAGCGTGTGTTACACGGCAGCCGCGCGCAAACAGAAGAACATGTTTACTTCGTCAACCTCAAGACGCTGAAGACGACTCGACACCACATCCTACCGAACCCGCTTTGTTCTGTCTGTGGTCAAGTGCCAGATGACACGCCTGACGCGGCCAAAATCTCACTTGAGTCGAACCCGAAGGTAAGCCGCAACAGCTACCGCTCGCGCAAGGTGGACGACCTGAAGGCCGTTCTGGTCCGGGACTATTTGGATTACCGGACCGGGCTCTTGAACGGGAGGCTTGATGACCTGGCGTCGCCGTTTGCGGCGGTAACCGTCAATCTGCCGTTAATGAGGGCTGACGAAGGGACCGCGGGGCGAACGCTTTCGTATGAAGAGAGTGAGCTAACCGCCATCTTGGAAGGGCTGGAGCGCTACTGCGGCTTGTCACCCCGTTCCAAGCGGACCGTTGTTAATGACAGTTTCCGAAACCTCGGCCATCAAGCACTCAATCCGCTCTCGGTCGGGGTGCACGCACCAGAGCATTACGCCCTGCCAGATTTTCCGTTTCAATCGTTCGATCCCGAACGACCCATGCACTGGGTATGGGGGTATTCGTTTTTGCATCAACGCCCCATCCTCGTCCCAGAGTTGCTCGCCTATTACAGTTTAGGCTGCGGGGATGGATTCGTCTACGAGACTTCGAACGGCTGCGCATTAGGCGGTAGTTTGGTCGAAGCCATTTTCCACGGAATCTTAGAAGTTGTCGAGCGAGACGCATTCCTTATGACGTGGTACGCACAATTGCCGCTCCCGCGCCTGAATCTTCATTCAGCGGACGATCCCGAACTACATCTGATGGTCGACCGGTTGCGTGCTCTGAAGGGATACGAGATCCTCGCGTTTGACGCCACGATGGAGCACGGAATCCCTAGCGTTTGGGTGCTGGCGAAAAACACAAGGCGAAAAGGCGCCAACCTCGCCTGTGCCGCGGGAGCCCATGTGGACCCGGTACGGGCGGTCAAGAGCGCGATTCACGAGATTTCCGGCACGCTGCTCATGCTCGAAGCGCGATATGAGGAGAACCGCGAGGCATGTCTGCGGATGTATCGCGATCCGTACGAGGTGCGGCACATGGAAGACCATTCTATGCTGTACAGTCTGCCGCAAGCAGAAGAGCGCCTGCGATTTTTACTCGACCACAACCGCAAAGAAACAACGTTTGACGAGGCATTCAAGCCACGCGCAGCGCACACGGATTTGACGGATGACCTGAAAGACCTGCTGCATGTGTTCCATCGCTTACAGCTTGATGTGATTGTCATCGACCAGACGGCGCCGGAGCTGAAACGAAACGGACTGTATTGCGTGAAGGTGCTGATACCAGGGATGTTGCCGATGACATTCGGATATCACCTGACGCGGTTGGAAGGATTGGAGCGCGTACTTACAGTCCCCGTTCACCTCGGTTACGCGACACAACCGCTGACGATGAGCGACATCAATCCCCATCCCCATCCGTTTCCATGA
- a CDS encoding SagB family peptide dehydrogenase, giving the protein MTLEEFLHDLHYDIDKVRPPDVEPDWDDAPLAYKLYRGQPSFPLSLDVPLSLEGERPPAEPKLREFGHFLWYVYGITQVSQSLVSLGEVARYAHWMHTYRRFVPSGGGLYPSELYVYLKLEDLPNGVYHYDVIHHRLVLLREGNYDAYLGRALGNRCDVSSCFATVFVSTMFWKNFFKYDNFSYRLQGLDAGALIGQLLEVGKRFGYTSGVYFQFLDRAVNHLLGLVAQEESVYAVIPLSTEPTSRWFGMDNESSPVTASKLCLELPDIHPEHYVRSRRIRNYPAIIRVNESAFMESTESFRTMEETVEEGAPCIGQVVAIPPVNRLSFGLASACRTRYSPGMDFQLKKVSDMQLASLLSEAIASFQYHNDLDKGKSVQPRVSLYGCFVGVEGIPDGAYHYESDAHALRLLRAGDHRGRLQQGMTMHNVNLHQVPLCLHVAGHRHHLIHTLGSRGYRIQQMEVGMLVQRLLLTASALGMGGHPLLGYETDICDELYQFASNGLTCLIQIPVGPYRTGSRLEGRLHS; this is encoded by the coding sequence ATGACGTTGGAGGAATTCCTGCACGACCTGCATTATGACATTGACAAGGTCCGCCCTCCGGACGTGGAGCCGGACTGGGATGATGCACCGCTGGCCTACAAGTTGTACCGTGGCCAGCCTTCATTCCCGTTGTCGTTAGACGTGCCGCTGTCTCTTGAAGGCGAGAGGCCGCCTGCAGAGCCCAAGCTTCGCGAATTCGGCCATTTTCTCTGGTACGTGTACGGGATCACGCAAGTGTCCCAGTCTCTCGTGTCCCTAGGGGAGGTGGCACGATACGCGCACTGGATGCATACGTATCGGAGGTTTGTCCCTTCCGGCGGGGGATTGTATCCAAGCGAGCTGTACGTGTACCTCAAACTTGAGGATCTGCCAAACGGCGTCTACCACTATGACGTCATTCATCATCGCTTGGTGTTGCTGCGTGAAGGCAATTACGATGCCTATCTAGGCCGCGCCCTGGGAAACCGCTGTGACGTGTCATCGTGTTTTGCGACTGTCTTCGTGTCGACGATGTTTTGGAAGAACTTTTTCAAGTACGACAACTTTTCGTATCGTTTGCAAGGGCTGGATGCTGGCGCGCTCATTGGGCAACTGTTGGAGGTCGGAAAGCGATTTGGGTACACATCCGGGGTGTATTTTCAATTTCTCGACAGAGCGGTCAACCATCTGTTGGGGCTTGTGGCACAGGAGGAAAGCGTGTACGCGGTTATTCCATTGTCTACAGAACCCACTTCTCGTTGGTTTGGGATGGACAACGAATCCAGTCCTGTCACCGCATCCAAACTCTGTTTGGAGTTGCCAGATATTCATCCCGAGCACTACGTGCGATCCCGCAGGATACGCAACTATCCGGCGATCATTCGCGTGAACGAATCTGCGTTCATGGAATCTACAGAGTCATTTCGAACCATGGAGGAGACGGTCGAGGAGGGCGCCCCGTGTATTGGTCAGGTGGTAGCAATTCCGCCCGTGAATCGATTGTCGTTTGGTTTGGCATCCGCCTGTCGGACACGGTATTCGCCGGGGATGGACTTTCAATTGAAGAAGGTCAGCGACATGCAACTGGCTTCCCTCCTCTCTGAAGCGATAGCATCATTCCAGTATCACAACGATTTGGACAAAGGAAAGAGCGTTCAGCCTCGCGTCTCACTTTACGGCTGTTTCGTTGGTGTGGAAGGGATTCCGGACGGGGCTTACCACTACGAAAGCGACGCGCATGCGCTCCGACTCTTACGCGCTGGAGACCACCGGGGCCGACTGCAACAAGGGATGACCATGCACAACGTCAACCTCCACCAGGTGCCACTCTGCTTGCATGTGGCCGGTCATCGGCATCACCTCATCCATACGCTTGGTTCCAGAGGGTACCGGATACAACAGATGGAGGTTGGGATGCTCGTACAGCGTCTTCTGCTCACGGCGTCCGCGCTGGGAATGGGTGGGCATCCCCTCCTTGGGTACGAAACCGACATTTGCGATGAGCTATATCAATTCGCATCAAATGGACTGACCTGCTTGATACAAATTCCGGTTGGTCCGTACCGAACGGGA